A section of the Rhodobacter sp. genome encodes:
- the rlmN gene encoding 23S rRNA (adenine(2503)-C(2))-methyltransferase RlmN, translating into MTAPITQDVLTLPRQTPAGMKPNLIGLTRPQLRKALIDAGTPDKQAKMREGQIWQWLYHWGVRDFAAMTNLSKDYRAFLEQTFDIRVPSIVTRQVSADGTRKYLLRIDGGHEVETVYIPEEGRGTLCISSQVGCTLTCSFCHTGTQKLVRNLTAAEIVGQVMVARDDLAEWSVPGQPKREERLISNVVLMGMGEPLYNFDNVRDAMQIVMDGEGISLSRRRITLSTSGIVPEIARTAEEIGCLLAISFHATTDAVRDRLVPVNKKWNIDTLLGALRDYPRLSNSERITFEYVMLKGVNDSDEDAKRLVKLIRGIPAKINLIPFNEWPGAPYQRSDWDRIEAFADIIFKAGYASPIRTPRGEDIMAACGQLKSATERGRKTAAQIAAETTDG; encoded by the coding sequence ATGACTGCCCCGATCACGCAAGACGTCCTGACCCTGCCGCGCCAGACGCCCGCGGGGATGAAGCCCAATCTGATCGGCCTGACCCGGCCGCAGTTGCGCAAGGCGCTGATCGACGCGGGCACGCCGGACAAGCAGGCAAAGATGCGCGAGGGGCAGATCTGGCAGTGGCTCTACCACTGGGGCGTGCGCGACTTTGCCGCCATGACCAACCTCAGCAAGGACTACCGCGCCTTTCTGGAACAGACCTTCGACATCCGCGTGCCGTCGATCGTCACCCGGCAGGTGTCGGCGGACGGGACGCGCAAGTATCTGCTCAGGATCGACGGCGGGCACGAGGTCGAAACCGTCTACATCCCCGAGGAAGGGCGCGGCACGCTGTGCATCTCCAGTCAGGTCGGATGCACGCTGACCTGTTCCTTTTGCCACACCGGCACGCAGAAACTGGTTCGCAACCTGACCGCGGCCGAGATCGTCGGCCAGGTGATGGTCGCCCGCGACGATCTTGCGGAATGGTCGGTGCCCGGCCAGCCAAAGCGCGAAGAGCGCCTCATCTCGAACGTGGTCCTGATGGGGATGGGCGAACCGCTCTACAATTTCGACAATGTGCGCGACGCGATGCAGATCGTCATGGACGGCGAGGGGATCTCGCTGTCGCGTCGGCGCATCACCCTCAGCACCTCGGGGATCGTCCCCGAGATCGCCCGCACGGCCGAGGAAATCGGCTGCCTGCTGGCGATCAGTTTCCACGCGACCACGGATGCCGTGCGCGACCGTCTGGTGCCGGTGAACAAGAAGTGGAACATCGACACCCTGCTGGGCGCGCTGCGCGACTATCCGCGTCTGTCCAATTCCGAACGCATCACCTTCGAGTATGTGATGCTCAAGGGCGTGAACGACAGCGACGAGGACGCGAAACGCCTGGTCAAGCTGATCCGCGGCATCCCGGCCAAGATCAATCTGATCCCGTTCAACGAATGGCCCGGCGCGCCCTATCAGCGGTCCGACTGGGACAGGATCGAAGCCTTCGCCGACATCATCTTCAAGGCCGGCTATGCCAGCCCGATCCGCACCCCGCGCGGAGAGGACATCATGGCCGCCTGCGGGCAGTTGAAATCCGCCACCGAACGCGGGCGCAAGACGGCCGCGCAGATCGCGGCCGAAACGACGGACGGGTAA
- a CDS encoding GlsB/YeaQ/YmgE family stress response membrane protein, translating into MPGFVLLMVIGAAAGVLATRLMRMDLDLPTAMVVGVLGALAGGVVLRLIVTVGGWAITFALAVLGSMALLWIWQQIRR; encoded by the coding sequence ATGCCCGGATTCGTGTTGCTCATGGTGATCGGCGCGGCGGCGGGGGTTCTGGCAACCCGGCTGATGCGGATGGACCTGGACCTGCCCACCGCGATGGTGGTGGGGGTGCTGGGCGCGCTGGCGGGGGGCGTGGTGCTACGGCTGATCGTGACCGTCGGCGGCTGGGCGATCACCTTTGCGCTGGCGGTGCTGGGTTCGATGGCGTTGCTCTGGATCTGGCAGCAGATCCGCCGATAG